The Lycium barbarum isolate Lr01 chromosome 9, ASM1917538v2, whole genome shotgun sequence genome has a segment encoding these proteins:
- the LOC132611825 gene encoding uncharacterized protein LOC132611825 codes for MDKPKQFYCLRGFPFAMQVWIYECCSNVDPNLMVKIGSRIPRMFNWRTVNPKPSVNYLMLGMFKDGEDICCKFNNIVPTMSKVEKLGLRAYLINRPAPPPQTHQEEENEYADFTTTPPHVAAAKKTQKNDASKSPPHKKPRKMSTAALLVQKSPTTIPKKPTVGQSSKKSASVVDKSVQSKEKEKAAPSVHRVPVDDVSTSKSVELTSLWQELNQFKQEVLTEFKVVFTELKDLRKIIDKNFEKVLEHVKGKQNSEKIHVFLHTLACVFYKEKGLAPDIQVGIGNDSGDTLKASTEEIAEGGDHSGEPKTSVERSVDQTEEKGLAPDIQVDIGNESGDTMEASTEEIAEGGDLSGEPKNSVERSGKHTVEEQKCSDDSNNSEMIAQVLEEPQAAVCNAQPLSQWLLPDEYLPSQTPGKEIMLHPSVTRATRPSKYKSSPFIDPITGPLDVQMVDEYRTWLRNGLLKKLRRPLQKKMAVFDNGVKFNFGITTVNDKNWFYLLSMDESYFSEHSVCCVFVKYREHIDVIFYYFRKKGKYDKRNNFSFTTVDCLFKQRIDVVHHAYRNVETQTNVANEEQVLIEYVKGHRLIANVPWHTVNNVLIPVNIQEENHWLLVLLSFKDSRLYVYNSYQSAGHNAIVRNEIKKLATLLPHFLHLAGFYVNKKSIDLVKDPAYADKGQIDVLEVVYVDNLPHQTAGSTDCGVFVAAYADYLASGERIPDVIDAHMQRMRYDALLWDYAEGKVADKAESDNEVPPRPIRPAIDYDTVDTIDV; via the exons ATGGACAAGCCGAAGCAGTTTTATTGTCTACGGGGTTTCCCTTTTGCTATGCAAGTGTGGATATATGAGTGTTGCTCTAACGTTGACCCTAATTTAATGGTTAAAATCGGAAGCCGAATCCCAAGAATGTTTAATTGGAGAACAGTGAACCCAAAGCCATCTGTTAACTACTTGATGTTGGGCATGTTTAAGGACGGTGAG GACATTTGTTGTAAATTCAACAACATTGTTCCGACCATGTCAAAGGTTGAGAAGCTTGGTCTGCGTGCATACCTGATCAACAGACCTGCACCACCACCCCAAACACACCAAGAGGAGGAAAATGAATATGCAGATTTTACCACAACACCTCCCCATGTTGCCGCtgccaagaaaactcaaaagaACGATGCTTCAAAATCTCCACCGCACAAGAAGCCCAGGAAGATGTCGACGGCAGCATTGCTTGTTCAGAAGTCACCAACCACAATCCCAAAAAAACCTACAGTTGGACAATCATCTAAAAAATCTGCTTCGGTGGTAGATAAGTCGGTTCAatcaaaggaaaaagaaaaagctgCTCCAAGTGTCCACCGCGTTCCTGTTGACGACGTATCCACCAGCAAATCAGTTGAACTCACAAGTTTGTGGCAGGAACTTAATCAATTTAAGCAGGAA GTGCTTACTGAATTCAAGGTTGTTTTTACTGAGCTCAAGGATCTTCGCAAAATTATTGATAAAAATTTCGAAAAGGTTTTGGAACATGTCAAAGGGAAACAAAACTCAGAAAAg ATTCATGTATTTTTACATACTTTGGCCTGTGTTTTTTATAAGGAGAAGGGTCTTGCACCGGATATTCAAGTCGGTATTGGCAATGATAGCGGCGATACGCTGAAAGCTTCAACCGAAGAGATTGCGGAAGGAGGTGATCATTCAGGAGAACCGAAGACTTCGGTTGAACGTTCGGTGGATCAAACAGAG gaaaagggTCTTGCACCGGATATTCAAGTTGATATTGGCAATGAGAGCGGCGATACAATGGAAGCTTCAACCGAAGAGATTGCAGAAGGAGGTGATCTTTCAGGAGAACCGAAGAATTCAGTTGAACGTTCGGGGAAACATACTGTGGAAGAGCAAAAATGTTCTGATGATTCAAATAATTCTGAG ATGATCGCACAGGTGCTAGAGGAACCCCAGGCAGCAGTTTGTAACGCGCAGCCGTTGTCTCAGTGGTTGTTGCCTGATGAGTATTTACCTAGCCAAACCCCAGGGAAAGAAATCATGTTACATCCATCAGTCACACGAGCTACACGCCCCAGTAAATACAAGTCTTCACCGTTT ATAGATCCCATTACTGGTCCACTTGATGTACAGATGGTGGATGAATACCGTACTTGGCTTCGGAACGGTCTGCTT AAAAAACTACGAAGAccattacaaaaaaaaatggcAGTTTTTGACAATGGAGTCAAATTCAATTTTGGCATCACAACTGTCAATGATAAGAACTGGTTTTACCTGTTATCGATGGATG AGAGCTATTTTTCAGAACATTCGGTATGCTGTGTTTTTGTAAAATACAGAGAG CACATTGACGTCATTTTCTATTACTTTCGGAAGAAAGGAAAGTATGATAAAAGGAACAATTTCAGCTTCACCACTGTTGACTGCCTATTCAAGCAGAGAATTGATGTGGTCCACCACGCATATCGCAATGTTGAAACCCAGACAAATGTGGCAAATGAAGAGCAAGTATTGATTGAGTATGTCAAGGGCCACAGGCTTATTGCCAATGTTCCGTGGCATACGGTTAACAACGTGCTAATACCGGTGAATATACAAGAAGAAAATCATTGGTTATTGGTACTCCTTTCATTCAAGGACAG TCGTCTGTATGTTTACAACTCGTATCAATCAGCCGGGCACAACGCAATTGttaggaatgaaataaaaaagcTTGCTACACTTCTGCCACATTTCCTGCATCTGGCTGGATTCTATGTAAATAAAAAAAGCATAGATTTGGTGAAAGACCCAGCATATGCGGATAAGGGACAGATCGATGTCCTTGAAGTTGTCTATGTTGATAATCTGCCGCATCAAACTGCTGGTAGCAC ggATTGTGGTGTCTTTGTGGCAGCGTATGCTGATTATTTGGCATCGGGTGAAAGGATTCCAGATGTCATTGATGCACACATGCAGCGTATGAGATACGATGCACTCTTATGGGACTACGCTGAAGGCAAGGTTGCTGACAAAGCAGAGAGTGATAATGAAGTTCCACCAAGACCGATTAGGCCAGCAATCGATTACGACACTGTAGATACAATTGATGTTTGA
- the LOC132611826 gene encoding uncharacterized protein LOC132611826, whose protein sequence is MVEGDYIPMEIHNDMGVRVYVELKKENKALPMYPLCIITTDRSMEICISDESCVEGDYLQIGYTSQTVGSNDFASSSCGKADLLFENNKGMVIDDKNQKVVAVDQVYNDKDTLKSVMVNYAITNRFNYRTERSNAISYTLVCIAGECDWKFRASSVGKSGMFRVREFQDKHTCPLKEKVYSQCQATSRLISGIVKPKISNHKRKYTPKDIAEDVKNDFGMDVSYMVAWRAKERAMNDLMGEPADSYERLPGYLYILDKTYPGSHIRMRKTRENEFLYVFIALYAFIKGFDYCQPIVVVDGSHLKTPYNGTFVSASTLDGAGNILPLAYGVIDSENDRSWTWFFERFRESYGIRENMCIVSDRHESINKAVCRIYPEVAHYACIWHLWDMRVAEYLESAGRDKWARLYASVNRGWTMTSNIAECINRHLLAARELPIYDFLEEVRRMFGRWNYNNRRNGTYTFTTLGKKFQEMLSMNEYLCLRMTVESSTEFVYTVHDGGRRFILNLNSKTCSCRMFQLDEIPCPHAWAVIKKKNLVAEDYCSDLFKPATVLKTYDVPVDPLPDEREWNIAKNILEDVVLPPRYKRPPGRPKKRRDKHLSELLFGKGRHACSTCGQLGHNRRSCSFEPQRK, encoded by the exons ATGGTTGAAGGTGATTATATTCCAATGGAAATTCACAATGACATGGGTGTTAGGGTGTATGTGGAACTGAAGAAAGAGAACAAAGCATTACCAATGTACCCATTATGTATCATTACAACTGATAGAAGCATGGAGATATGTATATCGGATGAGAGTTGTGTTGAAGGTGATTATTTGCAAATCGGATACACGAGTCAAACAGTTGGTTCCAATGATTTTGCATCATCAAGTTGTGGAAAGGCTGATTTGTTATTCGAAAACAACAAGGGTATGGTTATTGATGACAAGAACCAAAAAGTAGTTGCCGTCGATCAAGTATACAACGATAAAGATACATTAAAATCTGTGATGGTGAATTACGCAATTACGAACAGGTTCAACTATCGGACAGAAAGGAGCAATGCAATAAG CTACACTCTTGTATGCATAGCAGGAGAGTGTGATTGGAAATTCAGGGCGTCAAGTGTCGGTAAGTCAGGAATGTTTAGAGTTAGGGAGTTTCAAGACAAACATACATGTCCATTGAAGGAAAAGGTTTATTCCCAATGCCAAGCTACAAGTCGGTTGATAAGTGGGATTGTCAAACCAAAAATATCAAATCATAAGAGGAAATATACGCCTAAAGACATTGCGGAGGACGTCAAAAATGATTTCGGAATGGATGTGTCGTACATGGTTGCTTGGCGGGCCAAAGAAAGGGCGATGAACGATTTAATGGGTGAACCGGCTGATTCTTATGAAAGACTACCTGGATATCTATACATATTGGATAAGACTTACCCGGGTTCACATATCAGAATGCGTAAAACCCGCGAAAATGAATTTCTGTATGTTTTTATAGCACTATATGCATTTATCAAAGGCTTTGATTATTGTCAGCCAATTGTGGTGGTTGATGGAAGCCACTTAAAAACACCATACAATGGAACATTTGTCTCAGCAAGCACATTAGACGGTGCAG GCAACATACTTCCCTTAGCATATGGTGTGATTGATTCTGAGAATGACAGATCATGGACGTGGTTTTTTGAGCGTTTCAGAGAATCATATGGAATCAGAGAGAATATGTGTATCGTATCAGATAGGCATGAAAGTATAAACAAGGCTGTTTGTCGAATTTATCCAGAAGTTGCACATTATGCATGTATTTGGCATTTGTGGG ATATGCGCGTGGCAGAGTATTTGGAATCGGCTGGTAGAGACAAGTGGGCTAGATTGTATGCATCTGTTAACCGAGGGTGGACAATGACTTCTAACATAGCAGAGTGCATTAACCGACATCTTCTAGCAGCTAGAGAACTGCCTATATATGACTTTCTCGAAGAAGTTAGAAGGATGTTTGGGAGATGGAATTACAATAACCGGAGAAATGGAACATACACATTCACTACACTCGGTAAAAAGTTTCAGGAGATGCTATCAATGAACGAGTATCTATGTCTACGAATGACG gTAGAATCGTCAACCGAATTCGTGTACACAGTACATGATGGAGGACGACGATTCATTCTTAATTTGAATAGCAAAACTTGCAGTTGTCGTATGTTTCAACTAGATGAAATCCCCTGCCCGCATGCATGGGCTGTTATCAAAAAGAAAAATCTGGTTGCTGAGGATTATTGCTCTGATTTGTTCAAACCGGCGACCGTGTTGAAGACATATGATGTACCTGTGGATCCTCTACCCGACGAGCGTGAATGGAACATTGCCAAAAACATCTTGGAGGATGTGGTTTTGCCCCCAAGATACAAGAGACCGCCTGGTAGGCCAAAGAAGAGGCGTGACAAGCATTTAAGTGAATTGTTGTTTGGAAAGGGCAGACATGCTTGCAGTACTTGTGGACAACTTGGGCACAACAGACGTTCATGTAGTTTTGAGCCTCAGAGGAAGTGA